One genomic window of Magnolia sinica isolate HGM2019 chromosome 3, MsV1, whole genome shotgun sequence includes the following:
- the LOC131240137 gene encoding uncharacterized protein LOC131240137 isoform X2, whose protein sequence is MGSTAMAISMKFNFHRNPSLPISKATIPWSVQNRVFVNGITISMKSSSAHVPQPSPFRMFSFPHEEDFKRLPWPTLAVGSGLEASITDSKANEIILRNVTVVVESRDDEKIQVRVDLTGEQTQKAFDDVLTNLARTAPPVPGFRRTKGGKTPNVPKSFLLQVLGQDRVTKFTIQEIVASTMADYVKKENLKVNKKFNTTQTEEELQSAFSPGSNFGFNATLEIEKSETETTDSSSSETTDSSSSETTVSSSSTDL, encoded by the exons ATGGGTTCGACGGCGATGGCGATTTCTATGAAATTCAATTTTCATCGGAATCCATCTCTCCCGATATCCAAA GCAACAATACCTTGGAGCGTGCAGAACCGTGTTTTTGTCAATGGAATTACTATTAGCATGAAATCTTCTAGTGCTCATGTTCCACAGCCAAGTCCATTTAGAAT GTTCTCATTTCCTCATGAAGAAGATTTTAAACGTTTACCATGGCCCACACTCGCAGTTGGTTCAG GCTTGGAAGCATCGATTACAGATTCAAAGGCGAACGAAATAATCTTGAGGAATGTCACAGTAGTAGTTGAGTCACGTGATGATGAAAAGATACAA GTGAGAGTGGATTTGACCGGGGAGCAGACCCAAAAGGCATTTGATGACGTTTTGACAAACTTGGCTCGTACGGCACCACCAGTTCCAGGATTTCGTAGAACAAAAGGAG GAAAAACACCCAAT GTCCCGAAGAGCTTCCTTTTACAGGTTCTTGGTCAAGATCGAGTCACCAAATTCACTATCCAAGAAATAGTTGCGTCAACCATGGCTGACTACGTAAAGAAG GAGAATCTGAAAGTGAACAAGAAGTTCAACACAACCCAGACAGAGGAAGAACTCCAATCAGCATTTAGTCCAGGAAGCAATTTTGGTTTCAATGCAACCCTAGAGATCGAGAAATCAGAAACTGAAACAACTGATTCAAGTTCATCTGAAACAACCGATTCAAGTTCATCTGAAACAACCGTTTCAAGTTCATCTACTGATTTGTAA
- the LOC131240137 gene encoding uncharacterized protein LOC131240137 isoform X1 yields the protein MGSTAMAISMKFNFHRNPSLPISKATIPWSVQNRVFVNGITISMKSSSAHVPQPSPFRMFSFPHEEDFKRLPWPTLAVGSGLEASITDSKANEIILRNVTVVVESRDDEKIQVRVDLTGEQTQKAFDDVLTNLARTAPPVPGFRRTKGGKTPNVPKSFLLQVLGQDRVTKFTIQEIVASTMADYVKKASHSTENLKVNKKFNTTQTEEELQSAFSPGSNFGFNATLEIEKSETETTDSSSSETTDSSSSETTVSSSSTDL from the exons ATGGGTTCGACGGCGATGGCGATTTCTATGAAATTCAATTTTCATCGGAATCCATCTCTCCCGATATCCAAA GCAACAATACCTTGGAGCGTGCAGAACCGTGTTTTTGTCAATGGAATTACTATTAGCATGAAATCTTCTAGTGCTCATGTTCCACAGCCAAGTCCATTTAGAAT GTTCTCATTTCCTCATGAAGAAGATTTTAAACGTTTACCATGGCCCACACTCGCAGTTGGTTCAG GCTTGGAAGCATCGATTACAGATTCAAAGGCGAACGAAATAATCTTGAGGAATGTCACAGTAGTAGTTGAGTCACGTGATGATGAAAAGATACAA GTGAGAGTGGATTTGACCGGGGAGCAGACCCAAAAGGCATTTGATGACGTTTTGACAAACTTGGCTCGTACGGCACCACCAGTTCCAGGATTTCGTAGAACAAAAGGAG GAAAAACACCCAAT GTCCCGAAGAGCTTCCTTTTACAGGTTCTTGGTCAAGATCGAGTCACCAAATTCACTATCCAAGAAATAGTTGCGTCAACCATGGCTGACTACGTAAAGAAGGCAAGTCATTCTACT GAGAATCTGAAAGTGAACAAGAAGTTCAACACAACCCAGACAGAGGAAGAACTCCAATCAGCATTTAGTCCAGGAAGCAATTTTGGTTTCAATGCAACCCTAGAGATCGAGAAATCAGAAACTGAAACAACTGATTCAAGTTCATCTGAAACAACCGATTCAAGTTCATCTGAAACAACCGTTTCAAGTTCATCTACTGATTTGTAA